In Bacillus sp. S3, the sequence ATCCACTGTGTTTATGTCAATTAAATTTTCTAAAAATTCTTTATTTTATAAATTTATCATTTTTTAAATACTATAACATTTTTTCTACTCGAGTTTGAACTACTAAATTATCCAAATGATAGACCTAATTTTGATATGAATCGTCTTTATTTTAGTAGAATAATAACTGAAAAAGGCTGGCTAAATGAATAGCAGCAGCCTTATAATCTCTACTAGGAGTAGAAACTATTGGACTCGAATCAAACTCGGAATTCCTTCATTTATCGCCTTGGACACAATATCCGGTTCGAAAAAGCGCATGGTCTAAATGAATAATTCCTTGTAAAATTAAATTTCCCGCCTTTTCAATATCGTCGGGATGGCTATACTCTTCAGGGCAATGACTTTTTCCATCAATACTTTTCACAAATACCATGGCTGATTTAGTAATACTTGCCATATGGGCAGCGTCATGTACCGCCATACTAGGCAGGATCAAACATGGCTCATCCATTTCCTTAGCAGTGTTTTTAAGAATCGATATAATCTCATAATCTAAAGCTGCTGGTTTTTGATCAAGAAACATTTCTTGCTGGATGTTCACTTGTCTTCTGATTGCAAGCTCCTGCCAAGCACTGTTGATGGCATCTATCGTATTTTGGATTTTCTCTTCAGTTTCCGCTCTTACTTCAAAAACAAACTCAACCTGTCCCGGAATAATATTAGCGGCATTTGGACTAACATTTAATTTGCCTACTGTACCAACAACATCGCCTTTGTTCTTGCAATACCTTTCTACTTCTAGAACCATTTCCGCTGCGGCGGCAAGAGCATCTTTTCTATTTACCATCATCGTTGTCCCAGAATGGTTCGGTTCACCACTTACCTTTACTAGACTGCGATACGTGCCAACCACATTGTTGACAACCCCCATCGAGATATTCGCACTTTCTAACCTTTGGCCTTGTTCGATATGAAGCTCAATAAAA encodes:
- a CDS encoding allantoate amidohydrolase yields the protein MKINLKRLLLDLEKYAEYGKNELGGVTRPSFSKADHQVRQLFIEELEELGLEVTVDGAANIWGKRMGNGKQKGSIVIGSHLDSVPNGGKYDGPLGVLMAKEIIKTFIEEKVTLNHDLEIVSFTAEESNDFNLSTFGSRAFVGRLTTDMLKEARNSTGVLLDDELKKVGGGLDRFMMMKNMQSGKKAFIELHIEQGQRLESANISMGVVNNVVGTYRSLVKVSGEPNHSGTTMMVNRKDALAAAAEMVLEVERYCKNKGDVVGTVGKLNVSPNAANIIPGQVEFVFEVRAETEEKIQNTIDAINSAWQELAIRRQVNIQQEMFLDQKPAALDYEIISILKNTAKEMDEPCLILPSMAVHDAAHMASITKSAMVFVKSIDGKSHCPEEYSHPDDIEKAGNLILQGIIHLDHALFRTGYCVQGDK